In Geobacillus kaustophilus, a genomic segment contains:
- a CDS encoding cyclase family protein: protein MNIKKIIDLSMPLTPHTPIYPGDPKPEIEPAATFARDGYHVSRLVLGSHSGTHVDAPFHFCEHGWRLNEVPLAYFLGRGLVIDATGKAEGEAVTMADAAPYIPKLSPGTIVLFHTGWSRYTGTERYFRHPYVAPDVIEAMLERGVRTFFIDALNIDPPDGSSFRAHELILGANGVIGENFANFEQIDFDDPYIIALPLSLPGGDGSPVRAVAVQWGE from the coding sequence ATGAACATCAAAAAAATCATTGATTTGTCCATGCCGCTCACGCCCCACACCCCGATTTACCCCGGCGACCCGAAGCCCGAGATCGAACCGGCGGCGACGTTCGCTCGGGACGGCTATCACGTCAGCCGCTTGGTGCTCGGTTCGCACAGCGGCACCCACGTCGATGCGCCGTTCCATTTTTGCGAGCACGGCTGGCGGTTGAATGAAGTGCCGCTTGCCTATTTTCTCGGCCGCGGGCTCGTGATCGACGCAACGGGAAAAGCGGAAGGCGAGGCGGTGACGATGGCCGATGCCGCCCCGTATATCCCGAAGCTGTCGCCAGGGACGATCGTTCTTTTTCACACCGGTTGGTCGCGCTATACCGGAACGGAGCGGTATTTCCGCCATCCGTACGTTGCGCCGGATGTGATTGAAGCGATGCTTGAACGCGGCGTCCGCACGTTTTTCATCGACGCGCTCAACATCGATCCGCCCGACGGCTCTTCGTTCCGCGCCCATGAACTCATTCTTGGCGCCAACGGGGTGATCGGGGAAAATTTTGCGAACTTCGAGCAAATCGATTTTGATGACCCGTACATCATCGCCCTGCCGCTTTCCTTGCCCGGAGGCGACGGTTCGCCCGTTCGGGCGGTGGCGGTGCAATGGGGAGAATGA
- a CDS encoding GntP family permease, with translation MGIAIVIAAIIVLLLLITAAKMHPFVALILVSVGVGLMMGMPLVASSPETPGIIDSIKAGLGNTLGFLAIVLALGTMLGKMMAESGGAERIAKTLIDRFGQKRVHWAMMVVAFLVGIPVFFQVGFVLLIPLVFTIAMETGISLVTIGIPLVAGLSVVHGLVPPHPAAMAAVGIFKADVGKTILYSIIVGLPTAMIAGPLYGKWIGSRLYKKVPSEIAEQLVQHKEARELPGFGNTLFTVLLPVILMLIASVANVTLHQKSEAAKVLRFIGDPIIALLIATVYSFFSLGYARGFNRDNVLKFANECLGPVANILLVIGAGGAFNKVLLDSGIGEQIAEAAKHSHLSPLLLGWGIAALIRVATGSATVSMMTAAGIVAPIAATMPGTNVELLVLATGAGSLILSHVNDSGFWMIKEYFGMTVKETLMTWTAMETIISVVAFVLILLLNIVL, from the coding sequence ATGGGAATCGCCATTGTCATTGCGGCTATCATTGTTTTGTTATTGCTCATTACCGCAGCGAAAATGCATCCGTTTGTTGCGCTCATTTTAGTGTCCGTCGGCGTTGGCTTGATGATGGGGATGCCGCTTGTCGCTTCGTCGCCAGAAACACCAGGGATCATCGATTCCATTAAAGCTGGCCTGGGCAATACGCTAGGCTTTTTAGCGATCGTCTTGGCGCTTGGGACGATGCTTGGCAAAATGATGGCTGAATCGGGCGGCGCTGAGCGCATTGCGAAAACGTTAATTGACCGCTTTGGGCAAAAGCGCGTCCATTGGGCCATGATGGTCGTCGCCTTCTTAGTGGGGATTCCAGTCTTTTTCCAAGTCGGATTTGTGCTGCTCATTCCACTCGTCTTTACGATCGCCATGGAAACAGGCATTTCGCTTGTGACGATCGGCATTCCGCTTGTCGCTGGTTTGTCTGTCGTGCACGGTCTCGTTCCGCCGCATCCGGCTGCGATGGCGGCAGTCGGCATCTTTAAGGCGGATGTCGGAAAAACGATTCTGTATTCGATTATCGTCGGTCTGCCGACCGCGATGATTGCCGGGCCGCTCTATGGCAAATGGATCGGTTCGCGCCTGTACAAAAAAGTGCCGTCGGAAATCGCCGAACAGCTTGTGCAGCATAAAGAAGCGCGGGAACTCCCGGGCTTCGGAAATACGCTGTTTACGGTTTTGCTTCCGGTCATTTTGATGTTGATTGCGTCTGTCGCCAACGTGACGCTTCATCAAAAGTCGGAAGCAGCGAAAGTGCTGCGCTTTATCGGCGATCCGATCATCGCATTGCTCATCGCTACGGTTTATTCGTTCTTTAGCCTCGGTTATGCGCGCGGCTTCAACCGCGACAACGTGCTCAAATTCGCCAATGAATGCCTTGGCCCGGTCGCGAACATCCTGCTTGTCATCGGGGCGGGCGGCGCGTTCAACAAAGTGCTTCTCGACTCCGGCATCGGCGAGCAAATCGCGGAAGCAGCGAAACACTCGCACCTGTCGCCGCTCTTATTAGGCTGGGGCATCGCTGCTCTCATCCGTGTAGCGACCGGTTCAGCGACCGTCTCGATGATGACCGCAGCCGGCATCGTCGCGCCGATCGCCGCCACGATGCCAGGAACGAATGTGGAACTGCTCGTCTTGGCGACCGGCGCCGGTTCGTTGATCTTGTCGCACGTCAACGACTCCGGCTTCTGGATGATTAAGGAGTATTTTGGGATGACGGTGAAAGAAACGCTCATGACATGGACGGCGATGGAGACGATTATTTCGGTGGTCGCATTCGTTTTGATCTTGTTATTGAATATAGTTCTTTAG
- a CDS encoding GNAT family N-acetyltransferase translates to MNIVSTKQLDRAIVHQFFTNHWGSPQMVVSTGIYNCSELDGFAAVENGQRIIGLITFVIRGNECEIISLDSIMENRGVGSALLHEAETWARQQGCTTVQLITTNDNLHALRFYQKRGYQIIGVFPNAVDKARQVKPSIPLMSPDGIPIRDELLLVKSLV, encoded by the coding sequence TTGAACATCGTTTCAACCAAACAGTTGGACCGCGCCATCGTCCACCAGTTTTTCACCAACCATTGGGGAAGTCCGCAAATGGTTGTCTCGACCGGCATCTATAACTGCAGCGAACTGGATGGATTTGCGGCTGTCGAGAATGGACAGCGGATCATCGGGCTCATTACGTTTGTGATTCGCGGAAACGAATGCGAGATCATCTCGCTAGACAGCATAATGGAAAACCGCGGCGTCGGCAGCGCCCTTTTGCATGAGGCGGAGACATGGGCGAGACAACAAGGGTGCACCACTGTTCAGCTCATTACAACGAACGACAACTTGCATGCCCTTCGTTTCTATCAAAAGCGCGGCTACCAAATCATTGGCGTCTTTCCGAACGCGGTGGACAAGGCTAGGCAAGTCAAACCAAGCATTCCACTTATGAGCCCTGACGGCATTCCGATCCGGGATGAACTGTTGCTTGTGAAATCGCTTGTCTAA
- a CDS encoding purine-cytosine permease family protein has protein sequence MKWTERLGHDDIRPTPMNERSMNFFSTFTLWIAANVVITTVMTGMMFVPDISFANAMLAIVVGSAIGAIPLALTGNIGIRTGLPTMVMTRAAFGQKGAILPAFVNTIILIGWSWIQAYMAGLSLNYAVHYTTGYSNINLFVILTELLVVIITIFGHRGVERIEKYISIAMLILSFLVFYKIFTTYDISTLVEMKLSEHPSVTTIIAFDIVVATAFSWMSTVCDFNRNCRSETGGFWGTYFGYLVASIVAMGLGAVVSGFSIASNMERTYDPTILLAAYGFGLIASIVVFFSVLSTNVMALYSATMSFMNVFPRAGFWKPTLIMGVICTLGALLKEVLMSHFFNFIMLIATLFIPVFAIVLVDYFFIKKGVYDAEDILYDTKGQYRYQKGVNIAAYITYIVGAVFAYYFTYIHPLAVGSTMLTFLLSGAVYFGLMKWTKQILASTNTMELESPTNLEG, from the coding sequence ATGAAATGGACAGAACGGTTGGGTCATGATGATATTCGGCCGACCCCGATGAACGAACGGAGCATGAACTTTTTTAGCACGTTTACCCTCTGGATTGCGGCGAATGTTGTGATTACCACTGTCATGACAGGAATGATGTTTGTTCCTGACATTTCCTTCGCCAACGCCATGCTGGCGATTGTTGTCGGTTCGGCGATCGGCGCCATTCCGCTCGCCCTTACTGGAAACATCGGCATCCGCACCGGACTCCCTACAATGGTGATGACAAGAGCAGCTTTTGGACAAAAAGGAGCCATCCTTCCCGCCTTTGTCAACACGATCATTTTAATCGGCTGGAGCTGGATTCAAGCCTATATGGCTGGCCTTAGCCTGAATTATGCCGTCCATTACACGACTGGATACAGCAATATCAACCTATTTGTGATCTTAACGGAGCTCCTTGTTGTGATCATTACGATTTTTGGCCACCGAGGGGTGGAACGAATTGAAAAATATATATCGATTGCCATGTTGATTTTATCTTTCCTTGTTTTCTACAAAATTTTTACGACTTACGACATTTCGACACTCGTCGAAATGAAATTGAGCGAGCATCCATCCGTGACCACGATCATAGCCTTTGACATCGTCGTCGCCACCGCTTTTTCTTGGATGTCGACAGTTTGCGATTTCAACCGCAACTGCCGCTCCGAAACAGGCGGGTTTTGGGGAACGTATTTTGGTTATCTTGTCGCGTCCATTGTCGCGATGGGGCTTGGGGCCGTTGTCAGCGGCTTCAGCATTGCCTCGAACATGGAACGGACTTATGATCCCACCATTCTCCTTGCGGCTTACGGATTTGGATTGATCGCGTCTATCGTCGTTTTCTTTTCTGTACTCTCGACCAATGTCATGGCATTATATAGCGCCACAATGTCGTTTATGAACGTCTTCCCGCGCGCGGGCTTTTGGAAACCGACGTTGATCATGGGAGTGATTTGCACGCTTGGCGCCTTGCTGAAAGAAGTGCTGATGTCCCATTTCTTTAACTTCATTATGCTGATTGCCACGTTGTTCATTCCTGTGTTTGCGATTGTGCTCGTTGATTACTTTTTTATCAAAAAAGGGGTATACGACGCGGAAGATATTTTGTACGATACAAAAGGTCAATATCGTTATCAAAAAGGAGTCAACATCGCCGCCTACATCACCTATATCGTTGGAGCTGTCTTCGCCTATTATTTTACGTACATTCATCCACTTGCCGTCGGCTCCACCATGCTGACGTTTCTTTTATCGGGGGCTGTTTATTTTGGGTTGATGAAATGGACAAAACAAATATTGGCAAGCACGAATACGATGGAGCTTGAATCTCCCACTAACTTGGAGGGATGA
- a CDS encoding D-serine ammonia-lyase: MVSGKTIQEWGREFPLLKNIMATEAVFWRNPKYRAFEQAVRTISLGERDVKESEERLRRFAPYIANVFPETRNTNGIIESSLVRIPNMQRRLEKMFQTNIEGELLLKCDSHLPISGSIKARGGIYEVLKHAEDLALANGMIAMGDDYAVMASEEFRQFFSRYSLVVGSTGNLGLSIGIIGAQLGFNVTVHMSVDAKQWKKDLLRSKGVTVIEHLTDYNKVVEEARRQSAQDPTSYFIDDENSIHLFLGYAVAASRLKQQLEDMNIVVDEDHPLFVYLPCGVGGGPGGVTFGLKLVYGDHVHCFFAEPTHSPCMLLGLMTGQHDRVSVQEFGLDNKTEADGLAVGRPSGFVGKMLEHVISGVYTVDDQTLYRLLAAMVDTENIRLEPSALAGAAGPVWLFRYSAGQTYLEENDLKEKMKNATHIGWATGGSMVPKDVMDGYYREGERIEKELGDCFPQG; this comes from the coding sequence ATCGTGTCCGGAAAAACCATACAAGAGTGGGGAAGAGAGTTTCCATTATTGAAAAACATCATGGCAACGGAAGCGGTATTTTGGCGCAATCCAAAATATCGCGCGTTTGAGCAAGCGGTGCGAACGATTTCTTTAGGCGAACGCGATGTCAAGGAGTCGGAAGAGCGATTGCGCCGCTTTGCCCCTTATATCGCAAACGTGTTTCCAGAGACGCGAAATACAAATGGAATCATTGAATCTTCTTTGGTGCGGATTCCGAACATGCAACGGCGTTTGGAAAAGATGTTTCAGACAAACATCGAGGGGGAGCTGCTGCTAAAATGCGACAGCCATCTTCCCATCTCCGGGTCGATCAAAGCGAGAGGGGGCATTTACGAAGTCTTGAAACACGCGGAAGATCTTGCGCTCGCAAACGGTATGATCGCCATGGGAGACGACTATGCGGTCATGGCCAGCGAAGAATTCCGGCAGTTCTTTTCCCGCTATTCGCTTGTCGTCGGTTCGACAGGAAATTTAGGCTTGAGCATCGGCATCATCGGGGCGCAGCTTGGGTTCAACGTCACCGTTCATATGTCAGTCGATGCCAAACAATGGAAAAAAGACCTGTTGCGAAGCAAAGGGGTCACCGTCATCGAACATCTCACTGATTACAACAAAGTGGTGGAAGAGGCGCGAAGACAGTCGGCACAGGATCCGACCTCGTATTTTATTGATGACGAAAATTCGATCCATCTGTTTTTAGGCTATGCGGTGGCGGCGTCGAGGCTGAAACAGCAATTAGAGGATATGAACATCGTCGTCGATGAGGACCATCCACTGTTTGTGTATCTTCCTTGCGGCGTTGGCGGCGGTCCGGGCGGAGTAACCTTTGGCCTGAAACTCGTGTATGGGGATCATGTGCATTGCTTTTTCGCTGAACCGACGCATTCGCCTTGCATGCTGCTTGGGTTGATGACAGGACAGCACGACCGCGTGTCGGTGCAAGAGTTTGGCCTCGACAACAAGACCGAAGCGGACGGATTGGCAGTGGGGCGGCCTTCGGGATTTGTCGGGAAAATGTTAGAACACGTCATCAGCGGCGTATACACGGTGGATGATCAAACGCTTTACCGCTTGCTCGCGGCCATGGTCGATACAGAGAATATCCGTTTAGAGCCATCTGCATTGGCAGGGGCGGCGGGGCCTGTTTGGCTGTTTCGTTATTCGGCGGGACAAACGTATTTAGAGGAAAACGATTTGAAAGAAAAAATGAAAAACGCCACCCATATTGGCTGGGCGACGGGCGGAAGCATGGTGCCAAAGGATGTGATGGACGGTTATTATAGGGAAGGGGAACGGATTGAAAAAGAGTTGGGAGACTGTTTTCCTCAAGGATGA
- a CDS encoding tetracycline resistance MFS efflux pump, translating to MSDRRYLPLLFLVMFFVMVGFGIIIPVLPFYAEKIGATPTQLGWLMAVYSFMQFLFAPMWGKLSDRYGRKPMLLVGIFGLALSFFLLAAATKLWMLFAARIIGGCLSAATMPTAMAYVADVTTGENRGKGMGMIGAAVGLGFIFGPGIGGVFSKASLTAPFWVAGSLALLTAIFVFVFLHESLPKEKRSNVKTKRPSLAAALQSPLARLYVLQFMVTFSLAGLEATFAYFAAERAGLSSTELGCIFMIMGLAGAIVQGGMLGKLIQLFGEGTVIRGGLFLSALGFTLILFIHDFWTAALYLTIFGIGNGVIRPCVSALLTKHTTDGQGSTTGVLSSFDSLGRIGGPAMAGWLFTLKPSLPYAAGIALTFISFSVFQSFQRAMMQKDTSL from the coding sequence ATGAGCGATCGGCGTTATTTGCCGCTTTTATTTCTTGTGATGTTTTTCGTCATGGTTGGGTTCGGCATTATTATCCCCGTCCTTCCGTTTTACGCTGAAAAAATCGGCGCTACCCCAACACAGCTCGGCTGGTTGATGGCCGTATATTCTTTCATGCAATTTTTATTTGCGCCGATGTGGGGGAAACTATCGGACCGATATGGACGAAAACCGATGCTGCTTGTCGGCATTTTCGGTTTGGCCCTTTCGTTTTTCTTGCTCGCCGCCGCGACAAAACTTTGGATGTTGTTTGCCGCCCGCATCATCGGCGGATGTCTATCTGCCGCCACGATGCCGACCGCCATGGCGTACGTCGCAGACGTGACGACCGGAGAAAACCGCGGCAAGGGGATGGGCATGATCGGGGCGGCCGTCGGGCTTGGATTTATTTTCGGACCGGGGATCGGCGGCGTGTTTTCGAAAGCGAGCTTAACTGCTCCGTTTTGGGTGGCAGGCAGCTTGGCACTCTTGACCGCTATATTCGTTTTCGTTTTCTTGCATGAGTCGCTTCCAAAAGAAAAACGATCGAACGTAAAAACAAAGCGGCCATCGCTTGCGGCCGCCCTCCAAAGTCCTCTAGCCCGTCTATACGTGTTGCAGTTCATGGTGACGTTTTCCCTTGCCGGACTTGAAGCGACGTTTGCTTATTTTGCCGCTGAACGGGCAGGGCTTTCATCGACGGAACTTGGCTGCATTTTTATGATTATGGGGCTTGCAGGGGCCATCGTCCAAGGAGGAATGCTTGGAAAACTGATTCAATTATTCGGTGAAGGAACCGTCATTCGCGGCGGACTGTTTTTATCAGCGCTCGGCTTTACCCTTATTTTATTCATCCATGACTTTTGGACAGCCGCGCTCTATTTAACAATTTTCGGCATCGGCAACGGCGTCATTCGCCCGTGCGTATCCGCCTTGTTAACAAAACATACGACCGATGGACAAGGAAGCACAACAGGCGTCTTATCATCGTTCGACTCGCTCGGCCGCATTGGCGGTCCGGCGATGGCCGGCTGGTTGTTTACATTAAAGCCCAGTTTGCCATATGCGGCAGGAATTGCGCTTACATTCATTTCCTTTTCCGTTTTTCAATCGTTCCAACGCGCGATGATGCAAAAAGACACATCCCTTTGA
- a CDS encoding carbon-nitrogen hydrolase family protein, which produces MNRSFDIALAQMAPANGDIGANLAKMEAIINECKRKFPNVHLLLFPELCTTGYVLSETLKEAAQTWDGPTFQHMSQLAQKFQLYIAYGYAEKDRAENIYNSLMLIHPSGQCIGNYRKIHLTPFEKNWFSSGAEPVLVDTELGRIGLMICWDLAFPELARYLAVHGAELLLVPCAWESPFHAPFQKFAMARAIDNTVYVAACNQIGRSSSFHFFGLSSIYGPDGSEIAAANMDGREELVHAMIDQNERQRLKKNFYTMMDERRTDVYQAWVVKEK; this is translated from the coding sequence ATGAATCGATCGTTTGACATCGCGTTGGCGCAGATGGCGCCGGCGAACGGCGACATTGGCGCCAACTTGGCCAAAATGGAGGCTATCATCAATGAGTGCAAGCGAAAGTTCCCTAATGTCCATCTTCTTCTGTTCCCGGAACTTTGCACCACTGGCTACGTATTATCGGAAACGCTGAAAGAGGCGGCCCAAACATGGGACGGCCCTACGTTTCAGCACATGAGCCAGCTTGCTCAAAAATTTCAATTGTATATTGCCTACGGATACGCTGAAAAAGATCGTGCAGAAAATATATACAACTCTCTTATGTTGATTCATCCCAGTGGACAATGTATAGGCAATTATCGAAAAATCCACTTGACTCCTTTCGAAAAAAACTGGTTTTCTTCGGGAGCCGAGCCGGTGCTGGTGGATACAGAACTCGGCCGCATTGGTCTAATGATTTGTTGGGACTTAGCTTTTCCAGAATTAGCAAGATACCTAGCCGTCCATGGAGCCGAGCTTCTTCTCGTTCCATGCGCTTGGGAATCTCCCTTTCATGCACCGTTTCAAAAATTCGCCATGGCACGTGCGATCGATAATACGGTTTATGTGGCTGCATGCAATCAAATCGGACGGTCTTCTTCTTTCCATTTCTTTGGTTTATCCTCTATTTATGGGCCGGATGGAAGTGAAATAGCCGCAGCCAACATGGATGGACGGGAAGAACTCGTACACGCAATGATCGATCAAAACGAGCGCCAAAGGTTAAAGAAAAACTTTTACACCATGATGGACGAACGACGGACAGATGTTTATCAAGCATGGGTGGTGAAGGAGAAATGA
- a CDS encoding LacI family DNA-binding transcriptional regulator, with the protein MKKVTMADVAKLANVSKSTVSQYLNKRYEYMSEETRKRIAQAIEELGYQPNVIARSLKQKTTATIGVIVFNMLHMLTTQVLHAIEEECQKRGFQVIVCNSGDDPEKEKKYVDMLLAKQVDGLIVFPTGKNDDVYHRLVAEQFPLVFVDRMVPGVEADSVLLDNAGAAEMAVHYFTSYGREQIAIVTPPLVPYNVPRMERLEGFRAAMRKRGLDVEDRNIIAADPDALPEVLKQRFAEPKRPNALFAINDLTLMGVLRFVKDAGVRVQDEVAIINIDDVPFADIYTPALTTIAQPTFAMGKKAAERVFEQIDRKGVDQPKVFRFSPTLMERTSIRREKK; encoded by the coding sequence TTGAAAAAAGTGACGATGGCCGATGTCGCGAAATTGGCCAACGTTTCAAAAAGTACAGTGTCACAATACTTGAATAAGCGCTATGAATATATGAGCGAGGAAACAAGAAAGCGCATCGCTCAAGCGATTGAAGAGCTCGGCTATCAGCCAAACGTGATCGCCCGCAGTTTGAAGCAAAAGACGACAGCGACCATTGGCGTGATCGTGTTCAACATGCTTCATATGTTGACAACGCAAGTGCTGCACGCCATTGAAGAAGAGTGCCAAAAGCGTGGGTTTCAAGTCATCGTCTGCAACTCCGGCGATGATCCGGAGAAGGAGAAAAAATATGTTGACATGTTGCTGGCGAAACAAGTGGACGGGCTGATCGTGTTTCCGACCGGGAAAAACGACGACGTCTATCACCGTCTTGTTGCCGAACAGTTTCCGCTTGTGTTTGTCGACCGGATGGTGCCGGGAGTGGAGGCGGACAGTGTGCTGCTTGATAATGCAGGTGCAGCGGAAATGGCGGTTCACTATTTCACTTCCTATGGCCGCGAGCAGATTGCCATTGTCACCCCGCCGCTTGTCCCATACAACGTGCCGCGGATGGAGCGGTTGGAAGGATTTCGGGCGGCTATGCGCAAAAGAGGGCTGGACGTTGAAGATCGGAACATCATCGCCGCTGATCCGGATGCGTTGCCGGAAGTGTTGAAACAACGATTTGCCGAACCGAAGCGGCCCAATGCCTTGTTTGCGATCAACGACTTGACGTTGATGGGAGTTTTGCGGTTTGTGAAAGACGCAGGGGTTCGTGTGCAGGACGAGGTGGCGATCATCAACATCGACGATGTGCCGTTTGCTGATATTTACACGCCGGCGCTGACCACAATCGCCCAGCCGACGTTTGCGATGGGGAAAAAAGCGGCAGAGCGCGTGTTCGAGCAAATAGATCGGAAGGGGGTGGATCAACCGAAAGTGTTTCGTTTCTCCCCGACATTGATGGAACGGACATCGATCAGACGGGAGAAGAAATGA
- a CDS encoding gluconokinase, whose protein sequence is MTIHEDVVIGIDIGTTSTKAVVFGGRGQVLASHAVDYPIIQPHPGFAEQDPEELFAAVVQAVGALSVRHGIRPEQVKAIGLSAAMHSIMALDESGRPLTRLLIWADNRSVAQAERLLKEQNGLAIYRRTGTPIHPMSPLAKLLWLKEEQPDIFWQARRFVSVKDYVLHRLYGDYVADHSLASATGLFRLDTLDWDEEGLALVGIRRDQLPRLVPATHIMTGMKKEWAEKMGVAPDVPLVIGASDGVLANIGVGAVLPGEAAITIGTSGAVRTIAAKPTTDEKGRTFCYALTPGYWVVGGPTNNGGILLRWLRDEFGAQEREVAKKLGMDPYDLLTKYAERVPLGAEGLVFLPFLSGERAPHWNANARGTFFGLGLHHKREHFIRAVMEGVCFSILSVALAIRDVTGPMTEIRVSGGFAKSPFWRQMLSDMLGKPLIVPQTHEASALGAAAVALYALGELPSLETVKTWIDTTARHEPKEEHTLIYAELFDLYARLYERLKEEFDIIAAFQRQSGEKGPETK, encoded by the coding sequence ATGACCATTCATGAGGACGTCGTCATTGGCATTGATATCGGAACGACGAGTACGAAAGCGGTCGTGTTCGGCGGGCGGGGGCAAGTGCTGGCTTCTCATGCGGTCGATTATCCAATCATTCAGCCGCATCCTGGGTTTGCGGAACAAGACCCCGAGGAGCTGTTCGCTGCGGTCGTTCAAGCTGTCGGGGCATTGTCAGTCCGCCATGGCATCCGCCCGGAGCAGGTAAAAGCGATCGGTTTGAGTGCGGCGATGCACTCGATCATGGCGCTTGATGAATCGGGGCGGCCGCTGACTCGGCTCCTCATCTGGGCCGACAACCGAAGCGTCGCCCAAGCGGAGCGGCTATTAAAAGAGCAGAACGGGCTTGCCATTTATCGACGGACGGGAACGCCGATTCATCCGATGTCGCCGCTAGCGAAACTGCTTTGGCTGAAAGAGGAGCAGCCGGACATATTTTGGCAAGCGCGCCGGTTTGTGTCGGTGAAAGACTACGTGCTGCATCGCCTGTACGGCGATTATGTCGCTGACCATTCGCTGGCATCGGCGACGGGGTTGTTCCGCCTCGATACGCTCGATTGGGACGAGGAGGGGCTCGCCCTTGTCGGCATTCGCCGGGACCAGCTGCCGCGGCTCGTTCCGGCCACTCATATCATGACCGGAATGAAAAAAGAATGGGCGGAAAAAATGGGAGTCGCTCCGGACGTGCCGTTGGTCATTGGGGCAAGCGACGGTGTGCTCGCCAATATCGGCGTCGGGGCGGTGCTGCCGGGAGAAGCGGCCATTACGATCGGGACGAGCGGCGCAGTGCGAACGATTGCCGCAAAACCGACAACGGATGAAAAAGGGCGGACGTTTTGTTACGCGTTGACGCCCGGCTATTGGGTCGTCGGCGGTCCGACAAACAACGGCGGAATTTTGCTTCGCTGGTTGCGCGACGAGTTCGGCGCCCAAGAGCGGGAAGTGGCGAAAAAGCTCGGCATGGATCCGTATGACTTGTTGACGAAATACGCGGAACGCGTCCCGCTGGGGGCGGAAGGGCTTGTGTTTTTGCCGTTTTTATCGGGTGAGCGTGCGCCGCATTGGAACGCGAATGCGCGTGGGACGTTTTTCGGCCTCGGGCTGCATCATAAGCGCGAGCATTTCATCCGCGCTGTCATGGAAGGCGTCTGCTTCAGCATTTTGTCCGTCGCTTTAGCCATTCGCGATGTCACGGGGCCGATGACGGAAATCCGCGTCTCAGGCGGATTTGCCAAATCGCCGTTTTGGCGGCAAATGCTTTCTGATATGTTGGGCAAACCGCTCATCGTGCCGCAGACGCATGAAGCGTCGGCGTTAGGGGCGGCCGCGGTGGCGCTTTACGCGTTAGGCGAGCTACCGTCGCTGGAAACGGTGAAAACGTGGATCGACACGACAGCCCGTCATGAACCGAAGGAAGAACATACGCTCATTTATGCTGAACTGTTTGACTTGTATGCCCGCTTGTATGAGCGGCTGAAAGAAGAGTTTGACATCATCGCTGCGTTTCAGCGGCAGAGTGGGGAAAAGGGGCCGGAAACGAAATAG